The following proteins come from a genomic window of Ilumatobacter coccineus YM16-304:
- a CDS encoding TetR/AcrR family transcriptional regulator, with translation MGAMAGHNQTDGRTMRRTRNREAVLDAVLAIFDEGTLDPSIDDVAMRAGVSNRSIYRYFTDRDHLIRTAMSHSMARLGPDLMLEVNTSDSFDERVRRFVDHRLSIYDRTASITRAAKLASATEPLIAEQFEMARLMLRQQFLNHFGPELGPLAPNEQTAAVIAAELPFQFESFEFLAASTNGVREEMRNLLIDQLTLSIGRFRTTVS, from the coding sequence ATGGGAGCGATGGCAGGACACAATCAGACCGACGGGCGCACGATGCGCCGTACGCGAAATCGAGAGGCGGTCCTCGATGCCGTGCTGGCGATTTTCGACGAGGGGACCCTCGACCCGTCGATCGACGACGTCGCGATGCGCGCCGGCGTCTCGAACCGGTCGATCTATCGGTACTTCACCGATCGAGACCACCTGATCCGTACGGCGATGAGCCATTCCATGGCGCGGCTCGGCCCCGATCTGATGCTCGAGGTCAACACCAGCGACTCGTTCGACGAGCGGGTTCGCCGGTTCGTCGACCATCGGTTGTCGATCTACGACCGCACGGCATCGATCACGCGAGCGGCCAAACTGGCATCGGCGACCGAACCGCTGATCGCCGAGCAGTTCGAGATGGCGCGTTTGATGCTGCGACAGCAGTTCCTCAACCATTTCGGCCCCGAACTCGGGCCGCTTGCGCCGAACGAGCAGACCGCGGCCGTGATCGCAGCCGAGTTGCCGTTCCAGTTCGAGTCGTTCGAGTTCCTCGCCGCCTCGACCAACGGTGTCCGCGAGGAGATGCGCAATCTCCTGATCGACCAGCTCACGCTCAGCATCGGGCGCTTCCGTACGACCGTGTCGTGA
- a CDS encoding TetR/AcrR family transcriptional regulator — MNATPAAASDGRSQRRVRNRDAALDSLIDLFAAGAGVPTVDEVAAHAGLSVRSIYRYFEDRDALIRAGITRLIEHAAPLLEFTTLGIGPFAERVERFVDHRLALYEEFGSVALTAARGAASDPVVAELFEIGSMMLRQQFVDHFDAELGDLSPLDRTRATTIATLAFQFEAFEFLHTSLHGRHDDVRAVLIDQLTLNLGRFRARSAD, encoded by the coding sequence GTGAACGCGACGCCTGCGGCCGCTTCCGACGGGCGGTCGCAGCGACGCGTCCGCAACCGTGACGCGGCGCTCGATTCGCTGATCGATCTCTTCGCGGCCGGGGCCGGCGTGCCGACCGTCGACGAGGTGGCCGCGCATGCCGGTCTGTCGGTTCGCTCGATCTATCGATACTTCGAGGATCGAGACGCGCTCATCCGAGCGGGCATCACCCGACTCATCGAGCACGCGGCACCACTCCTCGAGTTCACCACGCTCGGTATCGGCCCGTTCGCCGAGCGTGTCGAACGGTTCGTCGACCACCGCCTCGCCCTCTACGAGGAGTTCGGTTCGGTGGCGCTCACGGCGGCGCGCGGTGCCGCCTCCGACCCGGTCGTCGCCGAACTCTTCGAGATCGGTTCGATGATGTTGCGCCAGCAGTTCGTCGATCACTTCGACGCCGAGCTGGGTGACCTCTCGCCACTCGATCGGACCCGAGCGACCACGATCGCGACGCTCGCGTTCCAGTTCGAGGCCTTCGAGTTCCTGCACACGTCGCTGCACGGTCGCCACGATGACGTTCGTGCGGTGTTGATCGATCAGCTCACGCTCAATCTCGGTCGTTTTCGCGCTCGCTCGGCTGACTGA
- a CDS encoding acyl-CoA dehydrogenase, with translation MSDYTPPVDDIRFVMNEVADLGDLLATERFGHVDADTIHDIVAEVGRFMVDVVAPTNVDGDRIGAQWHDDGSVTMPESFHTAFQGWVASGFGAMPFDSEFGGADFPWISAIAVQELFTTSNMALSLCPLLTQGAIDAIHAHGSDEQRATYLPKMLTSEWTGTMNLTEPHAGSDVGAVTTKAEPNGDGSWKITGSKIFITFGEHDLAEQIIHLVLARTPGSPPGTKGISMFLVPKFVLDADGNPGERNAATCSSIEHKLGIHGSPTCVMQFEEATGWLVGNEHDGMRNMFTMMNNARLSVGLQGLSVSDRAYQRSLQYAQDREQGSAIGAPKGTSSPIIEHPDVRRMLMTQRAWIDAMRCLVYTNAAALDRSDAAADADESRAWRELADLMIPLSKGICTDVCNEMTSLALQIHGGMGFVEETGAAQHYRDARIAAIYEGTNGIQAADLVGRKLAMRNGAVLTELLDTFDQRAATLADIDGLGGFSTQLSAAVATARTATEHLLSIAGTDPRSLLGSSTPYLRLIGTTVCAGLLAKAAIATTDAEGYDAGFLAAKRESAAFFGEQILPTVNGLLPAVLSTSDRLYALDATQLL, from the coding sequence ATGAGTGACTACACACCGCCCGTGGACGACATTCGATTCGTGATGAACGAGGTGGCCGACCTCGGCGACCTGCTCGCGACCGAGCGCTTCGGGCACGTCGACGCCGACACGATCCACGACATCGTCGCCGAGGTCGGGCGGTTCATGGTCGACGTCGTCGCTCCCACCAACGTCGACGGCGACCGGATCGGCGCGCAGTGGCACGACGACGGGTCGGTCACGATGCCCGAGAGCTTCCACACCGCGTTCCAGGGCTGGGTCGCCTCGGGCTTCGGTGCGATGCCGTTCGACAGCGAGTTCGGCGGCGCCGACTTCCCGTGGATCTCGGCGATCGCAGTGCAAGAGCTGTTCACCACGTCGAACATGGCGCTGTCGCTGTGCCCGCTGCTGACCCAGGGGGCCATCGACGCCATCCACGCACACGGCTCCGACGAGCAGCGGGCCACGTACCTGCCGAAGATGCTCACGTCCGAGTGGACCGGGACCATGAACCTGACCGAGCCGCACGCCGGCTCCGACGTCGGCGCGGTCACCACCAAGGCCGAGCCCAACGGTGACGGCTCGTGGAAGATCACCGGCTCCAAGATCTTCATCACCTTCGGTGAGCACGATCTGGCCGAGCAGATCATCCACCTCGTCCTCGCCCGCACCCCGGGGTCGCCTCCCGGCACCAAGGGCATCTCGATGTTCCTCGTGCCGAAGTTCGTGCTCGACGCCGACGGCAACCCTGGCGAGCGCAACGCGGCGACCTGTTCGTCGATCGAGCACAAGCTCGGCATTCACGGCTCGCCCACGTGTGTGATGCAGTTCGAGGAGGCCACCGGGTGGCTCGTCGGCAACGAACACGACGGCATGCGCAACATGTTCACGATGATGAACAACGCACGCCTCAGCGTCGGACTGCAAGGCCTGTCCGTGAGCGATCGGGCGTATCAGCGCTCGCTCCAGTACGCGCAGGATCGTGAGCAGGGTTCGGCGATCGGTGCACCGAAGGGCACGTCGAGCCCGATCATCGAGCATCCCGACGTCCGGCGCATGCTCATGACGCAGCGGGCCTGGATCGACGCGATGCGGTGTCTCGTCTACACCAACGCCGCGGCCCTCGACCGCTCCGATGCCGCCGCCGACGCCGACGAGAGTCGTGCCTGGCGCGAGCTGGCAGACCTGATGATCCCGCTGTCGAAGGGCATCTGCACCGACGTGTGCAACGAGATGACCTCGCTGGCACTGCAGATCCACGGTGGCATGGGGTTCGTCGAAGAGACGGGTGCGGCACAGCACTACCGCGATGCTCGCATCGCGGCGATCTACGAGGGAACCAACGGCATTCAGGCCGCCGACCTCGTCGGTCGCAAGCTGGCGATGCGCAACGGCGCTGTGCTCACCGAATTGCTCGACACCTTCGACCAGCGGGCTGCAACGCTCGCCGACATCGACGGGCTCGGCGGCTTCTCGACGCAGCTCAGCGCAGCGGTTGCCACCGCTCGCACGGCCACCGAGCATCTGCTCTCGATCGCCGGCACCGATCCGCGGTCGCTGCTCGGATCCTCGACCCCGTACCTGCGCCTGATCGGCACGACCGTGTGCGCCGGGCTCCTCGCCAAGGCGGCGATCGCCACGACCGACGCCGAGGGCTACGACGCCGGCTTCCTCGCGGCGAAGCGCGAGAGCGCCGCGTTCTTCGGCGAGCAGATC